Part of the Propionimicrobium sp. PCR01-08-3 genome, CGAGGGCGCCTTGCAGCTCGCCGAGTCCGACGGCAAGACCAAGGTGATCTGGACCGAAACCGACGGATGCCTGACCGAGGCCGACTATTGCGGTCAGCAGCTGGGGTCGGTCGTCAAAGACCGTGGCGCAGCCATCTATGAACTGATCAAGACCGATCAAGAAGGACGCAGTTCCTCCGGTGCCTTCACGGCTTCGCTGCGCAACGAGGCGACGGCTTTCGTCCCGTCCAGCTCTGCTGATCTCGGAACCGATCTGAGCAAGGAATTGGACGACATCGCAGCGAAAATCGTCGACGGCTCGATCACCGTAACCTCGCCGTCCGCGATCGGATAAGCCGCAAAGCTGCTCGGCACGTGCTGCCATCGATAGCTCCGCAACCACTCTCCGAGGGACCGGCTACGCGGACATTATTACGTGAGGCACGCGCAACGCTTCCCGGACCTTTTAGCTGAGTCAAGTCGGGCACGGGCGCATCGGCGCCGCAGTTGCTAGGATAAACACGGAATTCAACCCTGATCCGCGGGTCGGCGTAGCCGGAAAGCGTTGGACGAGGGTTTAGCAGGAGGATGGTTCGATGTCGCAGGCGATGCCTCAACAGTTGGCGCAACCGGTATTGGTCACGCCTGCCAAGGCAGCCATCTTCTTGACGCTCACTGTGCGGCAGGGCTGCGAGCAGGCCGCGCGGGAGGCCTTGGCCGATGTTCCGGGGCTACGGCGATCGGTCGGCTTCCGCATTCCCGAGGCCGGCCTGACCTGCGTGGTGGGTATCGGATCGAGGTTCTGGGATCGCGCCTATACCGATTTGCCCCGGCCTGCCGGTCTGCACCCGTTCATCCCGCTGAGCGGATCGGTGCATACTGCGGTATCGACCCCGGGCGACCTCTTCTTTCATATCCGGGCCACCAGACAGGATTTCTGTTTCGAGCTCGCCCGGCAACTGCTCATCGGGCTGGACGGTCTGGTCGACGTGGCCGACGAGGTGCACGGCTTCCGCTACTTCGACGAACGCGATCTGCTCGGGTTCGTGGACGGTACCGAAAATCCGGAGCCTCCCCTTGATGACGTCACCGCCGCGCTGGTCGCCGACGACGCCGTCTATAACGGGGCCAGCTACCTGATCGTCCAGAAGTACTTGCACGACATGACCGCGTGGGAAGCGCTGCCGGTCGAGGAGCAAGAAAGGGTCATCGGGCGCACCAAGCTCAGCGACATCGAATTGGACGACGACGTCAAGCCTTCCAACAGCCACGTGGCATTGAACACGGTCACCGGGCCGGACGGCGACGAGCAGCAGATCGTCCGCGACAATTTGCCGTTCGGCCACTTCGGCGACGCCGAATTCGGTACCTATTTCATCGGCTACGCCGCCGACGTGAGCGTCACCGAGCAGATGCTGACCAACATGTTCATCGGCGATCCGCCCGGAAACTATGACCGCATCCTTGATTTTTCGACGGCAGTGACGGGTTGCCTGTTCTTCGTGCCGCCTGCGGCATTCTTGGAAGATCCGGAAGATTTTGCGATCGCGGACGCCCCGGTGCGTTCTGTCGAGACAGCAGCCGTCGTCGGCGCCGCGGACGCAGCGGCAGCCGGGATCACCGACCACACAGATACCGCACCTAGCTCACCCGCAGATGGCTCGTTGGGTATCGGCAGTTTGAAAGGGAGTCACCACTAATGAACAACCTGCATCGTGAACTCGCCCCGATCTCCGAGGCGGCCTGGGCGCAGATCGAAGAAGAAGCACGCCGCACCTACACGCGCTGGATCGCCGGGCGTCGGGTCGTCGATGTCACAGGGCCCGATGGCGAAGAACTGTCGGCGGTCGGCACCGGCCATCTGCGTCCGCTCGACGAGGCCGAGGACGGCGTCATCACCCGGCAGCGTGAGGTGAGACAGGTGATCGAACTCCGGGTTCCGTTCACCGTGACCCGTGCCGCGGTGGACGATGTGGTGCGCGGCGCGCAGGATTCCGATTGGCAGCCTGTGAAGGATGCGGTGCAGCAGATCGCCTTGGCAGAAGACCGGGCCGTCTTCCACGGACTTGCGTCCGCGGCGATCGAGGGAATCGCGCAGACCAGCAGCAATGATCCGATCGTGGTGCCCGAGGACGTTCGCGATGTGCCCGAAGCGGTGGCTCATGCGGTGAGCGAGTTGCGGCTGGCCGGTGTGGACGGTCCCTACACGCTGCTGCTTTCGGCTGATCTGTACACCAAGGTCTCGGAGACGACCGACCAGGGCTATCCGGTCTCGGAGCATCTGGCCAGGGTGCTCGATGGCGAGGTCATGTGGGCGCCCGCCCTGAAATGCGGAGGGGTGCTACTCACCACCCGCGGCGGTGACTACGAGCTACACCTGGGTCAGGACCTGTCGATCGGCTACTGGTCGCATGACGCGAACGGCATCGAGCTGTACCTGCAGGAGTCGTTCACCTTCTTGAGCTACACGGCCGAGGCGAGCGTCGTGCTGAGTTCGGTCGCCAAGTAGCGTTTCGCACGTGATCATTGCAGCGGCGGACGGGTCGTCCTTGTCGAATCCCGGCCCCTCGGGTTGGGCCTGGTATGTCGATGACGATTGCTGGCATGCCGGTGGTTGGCCGAAAGGCACCAACAACAAGGGTGAACTGTTCGCCGTGCTCGACCTGCTGCGCTCGACCCAGCATCTGCCGGACGAGCCACTCAAGATTCTCTGCGACAGCCAGTACGTGATCAACGCGGTCACCAGATGGATGCCTGGCTGGAAGCGCAAAGGCTGGAAGAAGGCGGACGGTAAGGCCGTCCTCAACCAGGACCTGCTGAAGCAACTGGACGAAGCACTGGCCGGACGCGATGTCAGCTTCGAATGGGTCAAAGGGCACGCCGGACATGCCATGAACGAGGCCGCTGACGGCAGGGCCCGCGCGGCGGCTACCGCCTATCGCGATGGCACCAAAGTCGATCATGGGCCCGGGTTCGCGGGTTCGGAACCGGCCGACGAGTCCGTTCTCGAAGAGGTGGCGGCTACACCCGACGTCGCTGTCGTCCGCCGCGAAGTGGCCGAGAAGAGAGCAACAGCCGAGCCGGGATTGGACGCCCAGCCGATGCTCGGGCTCGAATTCGATCCCGACATCGACCAGGTCACAGGCTTCGAGAAAGAACTGCTGACCGACAAGGTGCGTAGCAACCCGGAGCGGGTGCGGCAGTTATTGCATCCGAAGTTCAGCGAATTCGGGGCGTCCGGGCGCATCTGGACGCGCAATCGCCTGCTCGCCGAAATCGGCCCCATGCCGGTGCGCGTCAGCTTTGAGCCCATCGGTTCGGAGCGGCTGGCCGAAGATGTCATCTTGTTGAGGTGGCGTGCAGTCGGGGCACACAGCACCTGGCTGCGCAGCTCGATCTGGCAGCGCCTGGACGGCCGCTGGCGGCTGCTCTTCTCCCAGGGCACCCAAGTTCCGTGATCTTCTGGCCGGCCAGAGAATTAGCGCTGTCTCGGCGGTGATATGTATTCCGTCCCAAACGGGAAAATAAAGTTGCTGGTGAACGACGCGGGAAACAGAAGATCCATCGATGCATTGCGTCAACGCCAGGCGCTCAGCGCGGGTCGGTGGCGCGCCGGATCCAATCGCCCATGCCGGGGGTGATGAAACGCAATCCACCCGCTGCGTCGCGGTAGATGGTGCCCTTCTTGATCAGCCGATCACGCAGATACGAGACGGCAGACGCGCGTTTGTGAAGTTTGCGCGCGACGTCTCCGCCGGTGGGCAGAGTAATGGAGTCTTCAACATCGGCAAGTGCGGCGAGATACTCGCGTTCCTTCGGGCTGGCGTCGTCCCATCTGCTCTGGAAGAGCTGTGCGAGGTCGGCAACGATTCGCGGTGTTGCCTTCTTCGCGTGGGCGATGGTGATCGTCGGCGAGCCGTGCGAGGCGCGCCAAGCGAAGTGCCCGGCTACCTGGATGGCGTAGGGATATCCTCCGGAAAGCTCCAGCAGCGCATCAACGCAGGCCTCGCTCATCGGACGCCCGGATTGGGCGGCCGGGCCACTCAACGCTTCACGGGCATCCACCGTGGGCAGGGTCTCCAGGGCGTGCCATTCGGCTCGTTCCAAATATGTGGGGAGCGTGCGGCCGCGATTGCCGCGTAGCGAGGGCAGCGTCGCGATCACCATCACCAGCGGCCATCCTTCGGGGACGTTTTCTTGCAGCACTCCGCCCAGCTCGAGAATCTCGGCCGCGGACGAGTTCTGCAGTTCGTCCAGAGTGAGCAGCAATCCGCTGTCCCGTTTCACCGCGGCGGCCATGGTCGTGCGGAATTGTTGCCCGAGGGTTGAGTCGACGTGTTCTGCCTCCCACTCGATCTCCACTCCGCCGCCGATCCCGATTACCTGGGCTTCAACCTTCGTGGAGGTGATCTTTGAGTGAGTCTTGGTGCGGCCTTTGGGGGCTTCACCGTGGAAGAGCTTCTCGGCGACCTGAAGCTTTGCGATCAGCTCAGGCAGCATCTGAGCACCCTTGGCCTCGACATGCACGGTGGGCCAGGAGAATCGGGTGGCGGCTGCCTGGGCAATTTCACCGAGCGTCACGGTCTTGCCGACGCCGCGCGGTCCGACCAGCACGATCGGACGAGGGGTCCTGC contains:
- a CDS encoding ATP-binding protein; protein product: MSEQTPSRQPNPYRPGFNQAPLVFAGRDDILDAAGEALEVAAFDGRTPRPIVLVGPRGVGKTVTLGEIAQAAATRFSWPTVHVEAKGAQMLPELIAKLQVAEKLFHGEAPKGRTKTHSKITSTKVEAQVIGIGGGVEIEWEAEHVDSTLGQQFRTTMAAAVKRDSGLLLTLDELQNSSAAEILELGGVLQENVPEGWPLVMVIATLPSLRGNRGRTLPTYLERAEWHALETLPTVDAREALSGPAAQSGRPMSEACVDALLELSGGYPYAIQVAGHFAWRASHGSPTITIAHAKKATPRIVADLAQLFQSRWDDASPKEREYLAALADVEDSITLPTGGDVARKLHKRASAVSYLRDRLIKKGTIYRDAAGGLRFITPGMGDWIRRATDPR
- a CDS encoding Dyp-type peroxidase, with the protein product MSQAMPQQLAQPVLVTPAKAAIFLTLTVRQGCEQAAREALADVPGLRRSVGFRIPEAGLTCVVGIGSRFWDRAYTDLPRPAGLHPFIPLSGSVHTAVSTPGDLFFHIRATRQDFCFELARQLLIGLDGLVDVADEVHGFRYFDERDLLGFVDGTENPEPPLDDVTAALVADDAVYNGASYLIVQKYLHDMTAWEALPVEEQERVIGRTKLSDIELDDDVKPSNSHVALNTVTGPDGDEQQIVRDNLPFGHFGDAEFGTYFIGYAADVSVTEQMLTNMFIGDPPGNYDRILDFSTAVTGCLFFVPPAAFLEDPEDFAIADAPVRSVETAAVVGAADAAAAGITDHTDTAPSSPADGSLGIGSLKGSHH
- a CDS encoding family 1 encapsulin nanocompartment shell protein, which produces MNNLHRELAPISEAAWAQIEEEARRTYTRWIAGRRVVDVTGPDGEELSAVGTGHLRPLDEAEDGVITRQREVRQVIELRVPFTVTRAAVDDVVRGAQDSDWQPVKDAVQQIALAEDRAVFHGLASAAIEGIAQTSSNDPIVVPEDVRDVPEAVAHAVSELRLAGVDGPYTLLLSADLYTKVSETTDQGYPVSEHLARVLDGEVMWAPALKCGGVLLTTRGGDYELHLGQDLSIGYWSHDANGIELYLQESFTFLSYTAEASVVLSSVAK
- a CDS encoding ribonuclease HI family protein, whose product is MIIAAADGSSLSNPGPSGWAWYVDDDCWHAGGWPKGTNNKGELFAVLDLLRSTQHLPDEPLKILCDSQYVINAVTRWMPGWKRKGWKKADGKAVLNQDLLKQLDEALAGRDVSFEWVKGHAGHAMNEAADGRARAAATAYRDGTKVDHGPGFAGSEPADESVLEEVAATPDVAVVRREVAEKRATAEPGLDAQPMLGLEFDPDIDQVTGFEKELLTDKVRSNPERVRQLLHPKFSEFGASGRIWTRNRLLAEIGPMPVRVSFEPIGSERLAEDVILLRWRAVGAHSTWLRSSIWQRLDGRWRLLFSQGTQVP